CAGGTGGCCGAGCAGATCATCGCCATGCACGACATGCTTGGTGATTGACCGCCCGGGCGGCACAACTGTACCGCCCGAAAGCCAACTGTTACCCCCGCTGCAATGGCACAGAGACCTACTGTACGACCATCTGCAGACAACTGTGTATCTGCTACAACGGCCGGCCACTGGCTATCGTGAAGGCATATCCCAGCCTGTCACGGACCCGCCATGAGCCTTGATGAACGCCAGCTGCTCGCCGCAGCCGACCGCCGCGCCCTCGCCTACTTCGACGCCACCCCCGAGCGCAGGGTCTTCCCCGACGCCGCCGCCATTGCGGCGCTAGGCGCCTTCGACCAGGCGCTGCCACAGCGCGGCCAGGAGCCCGAGCAGGTACTGCGGCAGCTCGACGAAGTCGGCTCGACGGCCACCGTGGCCAGCAACGGCCCGCGCTACTTTGGTTTCGTCATCGGCGCCACCCTCCCCGCCGCTGCCGCCGCCGAACGCCTGGTGCTGGCCTGGGACCAGTGCGCCTCCTCGTTCGACAACTCGCCGGCCGCCGACCGCCTGGAGAAAGTCGCCGGGCGCTGGGTCTGCGAAGCCCTCGGCCTACCCCGCGAGAGTGCCGTCGGTTTCGGCACCAGCGCCACCGCCTGTACCCTGGCCTGCCTCTCGGCAGCCCGCCGTACGCTGCTGGCCCGCCTGGGCTGGGACTTCGACGCCGACGGCCTGATGGGCGCGCCGGAGATCCGCGTGGTGCTCTCGGAAACCGCGCACATCACGGTGAAGAAGGCCCTGCGCATCCTCGGCTTCGGCATGAACCGCCTGCACTACGCCGCGGTGGACGCGCACGGGCGTATCGACCCGGCGCGCCTGCCGGCGCTGGACGCGCGCACCTTGCTGATCCTACAGGCCGGCGAAGTCAACACCGGCGAGTTCGACCACTTCGCCGAGCTGATCCCCAGGGCCCGCGAGGCCGGCGCCTGGGTGCATGTCGACGGCGCCTTCGGCCTGTGGG
This DNA window, taken from Pseudomonas alcaligenes, encodes the following:
- a CDS encoding aspartate aminotransferase family protein; its protein translation is MSLDERQLLAAADRRALAYFDATPERRVFPDAAAIAALGAFDQALPQRGQEPEQVLRQLDEVGSTATVASNGPRYFGFVIGATLPAAAAAERLVLAWDQCASSFDNSPAADRLEKVAGRWVCEALGLPRESAVGFGTSATACTLACLSAARRTLLARLGWDFDADGLMGAPEIRVVLSETAHITVKKALRILGFGMNRLHYAAVDAHGRIDPARLPALDARTLLILQAGEVNTGEFDHFAELIPRAREAGAWVHVDGAFGLWARASSSAHLAEGVELADSWTSDGHKWLNTPYDSAMAICRDADALAAAMNSDAAYATASKDAQKNLTLEFSRRARGVAIWAALASLGRDGLREMIDRHIRQAGELAEALRAGGYQVLNRVVLNQVLVRGDSDEQTVAIREAAQASGEVWFGSTIWQGRPAFRLSLSSWRTRDVDVQALAELLLRLKRQL